Genomic segment of Bacteroidota bacterium:
TTTTTATCGGCAATTCATTTTCTTTAACAATTGTATCATAATAAATATTTGTCAAAGGAACTTCTGCTGTTGGAATTAGGAAAAAATCATCATCCTGAACATGATACATCTGCCCGTCTTTATCAGGCAACTGACCAGTGGCATAAGCAGAATTTTTATTAACCATCAATGGTGGCTGTACTTCAAGATATCCGTTTTCGGATGCATTATCAAGAAAGAAACTAATTAATGCACGCTGTAATTTTGCACCTTTACCCTTGTACAAAGGAAAGCCAGCTGCTGTAATTTTATTTCCTGTTTCAAAATCAATAATATCTGATTTTACTGCAATATCCCAATGTGGAAGTGCTTTACCCTGAGGCTCAACAATTTCTCCACTTTGTTTTAATATTTCATTATCATCCTCATTTTTCCCTGCTTGCACTGATTCATGAGGAATATTTGGTATTTCAACTAAAAGCTCATTAATATTCTTTTGAATTTCTTGTAATTCATTTCCAAGATTCTTGGATTGCTCTTTTAGCAAAATAGTTTCTTTCTTTTTCTCATTGGCTTCTACTATTTGTTTATTTTTAAATAAAATGCCAATTTCTTTTGCAATAATATTCGACTGTGCTAAGGTTTCATCCAGTTGTTGCTGAATAGATTTTCTTTTTTCGTCAAATTCAATTATTTGTTCAATTTTATCTTTTGCTTCAAAGCCTTTAATTTTTAATAGCTCTATTTTTTGTTCAGTATTTTCTTTTATTTGCTTTAATGTGAGCATAAAATTTTGTTTTTTTTAAGGCACAAAGATAAAACAATTGCTTGAAGACAGAAGAAAAAAAAGGAAGAAGCAAAGTAATCACATCAAAATCTCAAATGTCAATAAACAAATGAATTTTCATAGATTTGTACTGATAGCCTCGCGGCACTGAGCTGTTAGGCATTGTAAAACAAGCCACACAGTCCTAAAATAATTGAATGGAATTATTTTAGGGGGGTTCTATAAATACATTCGCATTAAGATTCTCAGAGTTTTTTATAGACAA
This window contains:
- the serS gene encoding serine--tRNA ligase — protein: MLTLKQIKENTEQKIELLKIKGFEAKDKIEQIIEFDEKRKSIQQQLDETLAQSNIIAKEIGILFKNKQIVEANEKKKETILLKEQSKNLGNELQEIQKNINELLVEIPNIPHESVQAGKNEDDNEILKQSGEIVEPQGKALPHWDIAVKSDIIDFETGNKITAAGFPLYKGKGAKLQRALISFFLDNASENGYLEVQPPLMVNKNSAYATGQLPDKDGQMYHVQDDDFFLIPTAEVPLTNIYYDTIVKENELPIKIAGYTPCFRREAGSYGKNVRGLNRLHQFDKVEIIQIQHPDKSYDTLEEMKNYIESLIVKLGLPYRILRLCGKDLSFTSALTYDFEVWSSAQKRWLEVSSVSNFLSFQANRMKLRFKDENKKSTLLHTLNGSALALPRIVAAILENYQKEDYIEVPEVLIPYSRFDKIEL